Sequence from the Pelodiscus sinensis isolate JC-2024 chromosome 30, ASM4963464v1, whole genome shotgun sequence genome:
TGGATGGGAGAAAGGCCAATTGACATCCGTGTGGTAACTCACCGCCCCTAGTGAACAGCTGGGTGCTGTGAATTGTGCATTGTGGACACCCACAGCATGAGAAGTTGCTGCAGGGAATCAGGGTCATTCCGAGTATCACTCTAATCCCAACGCCCGTCTGTGCCCTTCCCTTCGCAGCCACCACACAACATGCTAAGAATGAAAATGTCCAACCAAACCTTCGTGACTGAGTTCCTTCTCCAGGGATTCTCTGACATTCGAGAGATTCAAATTTTGCACTTTGTGGTGTTCCTGGTGCTTTACCTGGGAGCCCTTCTGGGGAACCTTCTTATCATCACAGCTATAGCCCTCGACCACCATCTTCACActcccatgtacttcttcctgggcaaTCTGTCCATCCTAGACCTCGGCTCCATCTCTGTCACCGTCCCCAAATCCATGGCCAACTCTCTCCTGAACACCAGGTCAATTTCTTACCCTGCCTGTGTCACCCAATTCTTTCTCTTTTTAGTCTTTATTTCAACTGATCTTGCCCTTCTCACCGTCATGGCTTATGACCGATACATCGCCATCTGCCAACCACTGCACTATGAACAAGTGATGAACAGGGGAGCTTGTGTCCAAATGGCTACCAGTGCCTGGATTGCTGGTATTATCAACTCTGCCCTGCACACTGCGAACATCTTCCGGTTACCCTTCTGCCAGTCCAAAGACATTGAccagttcttctgtgaaatcCCACCGCTTCTCAAGCTGGCCTGCTCCGACTCAGACCTCAGTGAACTTGGGCTCCTTACCTTTagtgtgtttttatttttgaattgcTTTGTTTTGATCATTGTGTCTTATGTTCAGATCTTCAAAGCAGTGATGAGAATCCCCTCTgagcagggccggcacaaagccttctccacctgcctcccccacctcgccGTGGTTTCTTTGTTACTTTGCACTGGCTTTTTTGAGTACCTGAAACCTGCCTCCAGCTCAACATCAATTCTGGATCTCTTGGTGGGTGTTCTCTATGCTGTAGTACCTCCCATGATGAATCCGGTCATCTACAGCATGAGGAACAAAGAGATCAAAGCTGCACTGAAGAAACTTATTGTGTGGAGTAAATTTATCAAGAATTGAAGTGTCTTCACTGTTTTACTATGATTTCATTTTGCATTTCTTTATAAATATAATTGATTTATGACAAAGTTATCTCCTTGAGAAAATTAGTTGCAATATTTTTTATGAATGTATAAAAACAAGACTAACTCCACTGACATTGAATTAATGTAGAATGACACCTGTGTAGGTAAGATCAGAATCAATGCATGCCCATAAATCTATCTAAACTCTATCTATTTTTCTTGGGAATTTATACTGTGAACCTCTGGGCCTGTTACATAGATGTATACTATCTGAGCCTGATACACAGACTATCAACAATGACAGCACAATTGTTAGTGGATTTCATGAAGTCTCTGCCTCTTCTCCTTTTGGGGGTTGGAATATGAGAGTGTGTTTGCttcattgtttattttaaattatgtttcATTTTATGGATTCATTGGTTGACATGTGTTTTTGTTCCAAGTGAATTCTGGGGGTAGGAATTTGCAGGGTGGCATATGTTCGATTAAGTGGGGGgtatcagtttttttttttttaatatgtatcTAGGGTATGGATGTCATAATATATTCAAAGTGGTTTTCTGAGCGACTGGAAGTTTTGCTTTCCCCATTGATGAAGAATTTAAACAAGTTTCTGTCCCTGAGTTCCTGTTCCAATGGTTATTTTAATactgatgggattttttttctattatttatGATGCGTTAGTGCAACTGGATCCTATTATAATTATGTGTATTGTCTTTTTTAGTTAAATAAATAAGTGCTGTATTTTCCTTGCTCTGGTGGAAAACAATTTAGGAAGAGAAAGCTATTGCACTGTTTCCTGAACACAAATGGAGTATGCCTAACAAGACCAAATGTGTATTCTATCAGTCTCATATTTTCTCTTACGGTAAATTTTGTTCTACAGCAATTTTACACAGCAGTTTCTCATAGCTCCTGTGAGAAGACCCGCACATGCTTAGCGCAGGGGGAGAGGTGATGTTTGGTGCAAAAGTTGCTATAGCTTGTTTGCGAGAGGGAATCATGTTTTCCACTCTAAGAAAGGGACAGGTACCAGACAGAAACATGGGGGTGGCCACTCAGAGGCCAAAGCAGATGTTTTTCTAACCTTGGAACCATAACACATGGAAATCAGCCATTCACTTCAAAGGCTAGATTAGGAGTTGGCCAATGGTCTCTCCTCCACTCAAAGGATCAATTGTGTCCAGTTCACAGAAGTTGGTTGCATTATTACGAGCTTTAATTCTATATGAAACCATAGTTTTGCATATTTAAAACCCAACTCTGAATATTCTAAACTAAGGCACTAATTTAAGAAGGGAGAATGTTGCCTCAAGAAGTCGGTGGGGTCTCgtagatagctaggagtgctggtagcatagggtctgaggagagagtcaatatagccagataatcctgctgtacaatgcttgagatgatgggtagtccgggatttccaggtttgtatatcttgggtagcagatagaaaactcctggtcacGGATTAGAGGGGGTGTTTATGTAAATTTGGTCCAGAGCAGTATCAGGGACCTTCATGAACAGCTGTTTTAGGGgattttttggtattctttagtgggatctcAGGAAAGAAGCTTGTAGAATCTAGTGTTGCTGAGTTGTCCGGTCGCCTCCTgctcataatctgttctgttcacgaTGACTACAGCATCCatattgtttggtttcccttttccctatttTCCTCTTGCTAATGGTGCAGGGGCAGCTCCCAGACCCTCCTTTGGGAAGGCCTCACCAGGTCGTGGGCAGGGAAACTGCTCGGACAGTAAACCACACCGGTGACGGGAACCATCCTATGGGAGGAAGCCTCAGCCTCCCATCCTCAGAGTCACAACACTGGTTGGCTGCGTTTGCAGCTAAAACTCCCCCTTTTCTCCTCCATCAGTTACTTGACAGTGTGGGGAGTTGGACAGGCTGTGGgttctcttcccctgcagccacagAGAGCTCCGGTCCGCTACAGCCCTTCCTTGCCATGGATTCCTGACGGCCTTTGATCAGGGCCAGCTGCTTGATAGACAATCTACTGCCTTCCCTGGGCTCTTTGCTTTCAAATGCAATCTCAGACAGAGCCGGGGCCAGACTTCCCTGAAAGCGTCTCACAACCTCGAGACACCCCTGCCCTGACAGTCAGTCATCCACATGAAGTTTAGTGAGGTTTTCACTTGGTGTCCATCACCGAAGTATCTGAGCACCATTTCCCAGGGTGGAAGGCAATCTCTCTTCCTCTTAACAACAGCCTGACTTTTTTTCAATATACAGCAGCATGAGTGTTGATAAGGAGGGGCTAATTTACTCTAGAAAGCTGGACAGTTTGAGCTCCGATAGCTTTACACCGGCTGCCAGCATGTGCTTCCCTAACAGGGACCTATTCAGGGTTTGAGCTTTGGACCTGCAGCAACGTCACATGATCCGCTTCCTCTTGAGCTCAAGGGGGAACCACTTCAGGAAAAAGCAGTAATAGGCTTTAATCCTCCATGTAGACCAGACATTGGAAAAGGAAAAGCTATGCACCTGGCTAGTGAGATATATTTTCAGTAATCTGATTGTCATGTAAAGATCTTCTAATCATGCCCAGTGATA
This genomic interval carries:
- the LOC106731486 gene encoding olfactory receptor 14A16-like encodes the protein MLRMKMSNQTFVTEFLLQGFSDIREIQILHFVVFLVLYLGALLGNLLIITAIALDHHLHTPMYFFLGNLSILDLGSISVTVPKSMANSLLNTRSISYPACVTQFFLFLVFISTDLALLTVMAYDRYIAICQPLHYEQVMNRGACVQMATSAWIAGIINSALHTANIFRLPFCQSKDIDQFFCEIPPLLKLACSDSDLSELGLLTFSVFLFLNCFVLIIVSYVQIFKAVMRIPSEQGRHKAFSTCLPHLAVVSLLLCTGFFEYLKPASSSTSILDLLVGVLYAVVPPMMNPVIYSMRNKEIKAALKKLIVWSKFIKN